The window ACAGCCGCAAAAGAAAGTCAGTACTGCTCTGATTCAAATTTTGGTGGAACGAGGAGGTAAGTGAACAAcaataatatttattaccGGTAGCTGAACAGCGCTGACATTCACTGCAGCCAAGGTGAACATTGGAACCAAAATCTCAGGAACAACGCCCCTTATGCTGGCTGTGCGAGAGCGTCGCCCAGACATTGTAAAGATACTTTTACTAGAGGGGGCCGACGTCGATGCCATGGACTTTCTTGGGAGAACTCCAATGGCAATGGTTACACACCTGAGTGGTGAAGTTGCTATTCAAATGATGTCCAGTCTCCTTGCCGCAGAGCCGTCAAAGGATGACGGGTCGCTGCATAATGCCGCCAGAGACCTCAACCTCGCGGCGGTCAAAGTTCTTATGGAAGCAGATCACGATCCTGATTTTCCCAGTCCGCTTCACAACGGTCGAAGCGCCCTTGGAGAAGTTTGCTTGCATGGGGCTGATGCTGGGGATATGACACCAGAACGAGAACGAAGGATGCAGAAAGTCATGACTTTCTTGGTGGATGCCGGGTCCGATTTATCTATTAAGCTGGATGGCAAATCTATACTATACCTTTGTTTCGACTCGACAGACCCGGTAGCCACGACTCGCGCGCTATTGAAGAGCGGTATGTGGAAACACATCAACAAGCCGTCCAACCAGTATGCAGACGAGACATTTGTATATTCACCCACGACGTATGTAACCAAGTTTATGTCGTCACACGATGCCCGAGATGAGCTCCTCTCAGTTCTTCGTGCCAGCCGCGCAACAGATGTATACTATGCCAAGGAAGGCGCACAGCCTGAAGGAGCCGTCGGGCTACCAGAAGACATGGAGGTTCGAGAACGCATTCGAAAAGCCCGCTCGGAGCGGCTAGTCGAAGAGTCACAGGactttgccatggcaatggccagGAAGCGAGAAATCGCCTCCGTGGATCAACAAATACAGAGTCAGAGGGTAGAGATGGAAGACGCGCGCCGTAGAAGACTACAGTCTGAGGATCTTTCTTCCATCAGAGCCAAGGCACAGCTCGAAGAGAGCCTCGCAAATGACGCCTTCAAGCGCCGCCTCATTGAGCAGCGAGCCGTAACGGAAGCTACGCTTGCAAGCTCACGGGCCCTCGCAGCATCCGACCTCGAGGCCGAAGAAGCGAGACAGCGCAAGGCGCTCGAGTGGGAGAATAAGCTCAACTCGGAGCGAGCGGGTAATGCGCGCGCGCTCATCGAGATGCGCATCGGCGAGAGGGAAGAACTGGAGCGCATTGACGTGGCATCTGAGTCACGCATCCAGAGAAGACTGGAGGCGCAGAGGAGGCTGGTTGAGAGTCAGGACAAGCTGGCGAGGAGATTGGGGGATGCGCCGACGGCACCGGGGGACCCTAGGAGGCAGATTGGGTATGTGACGGAGCTGAATTGAGACTTTTGAATAACAGGGGGAGGAAACTGCTTTCTTGCATTCCGTTGGGCGTAGggaatttttctttttttgagatTCTTTACTTTTTTGGGGAAGCGAGCGTATTTGGATTGTGGGTATGACTTTCATGAAGTGTTTGGTTTGGCATTCGATATACCTAGTATTGCTTATTGGATTAATTCCATGGTTGCTTGATTgtgtttttataatattcttCGCTTGAAATACAGCTACCTTTATTCCAAAGTTATCTGTATCCACACGTAAATGTTGGTCGAGTGCCTTGTGATCCATCGCTTTCACTTACCCTTGACGTTATTGCTTGTAATCAGCGTATACGCACGTGTAATACACAGATCTCCGCAATAATGAATCATTTTCTATAAGAAAATGGTCATAAAAGTGTTGATTGTCAATCCTTATAGTGAAATTCATCATATAATAGCCATACTCTAAGCAAGTTGTTATATAATTACTCCTACTCTATCTTATTCCTATACCTAATAAATCATTCGCTCATTCAAAGCCATATAAATCCATTCAGCAAGTTCAATCACTTCAGCTTTTCCTAGTCATCTTGATAGAGTCTGCACCCGTCTCAACAACTCTAAATGCATCTGcattggcatcgccatctcctcTGGCTGCCTTCTCAAAGGCCTCCTCGCTCCTGTCACAGATTGTTTCTAAATCTTTATCATTTAGAATTCCGTCTCCACCAGATGCTTCGTAGACTTGGCCGTCCTTTAATAGCAAAGCTCGTAATGTTTCAGGATCCAAgtcttcctctttgtcgTTGAGTTTTTGGCCCATTGTCTTGAATCCGCCTTTGCGGATGACGAGTTTCTCCAATCGTCGCTTGGCATCCGCAGATAGCAATAGAGATTCTTCGACGGTGCCCTTTGTGGCTAGGCGGTAGACGATGACCGGCCGTGTTTGACCAATACGATGGGCTCGATCTTGGGCTTGCAGATCTTGCTGGGGGGTTGAAATCGCTGTCGAAAAGAATGACAGTGTCTGCCGATGCAAGATTTATACCCTGGCCGCCTGCTCGAGTGGACAGCAAGAAAATCTTGTATTCTGGGTCGGTGTTGAACAGTCGGATGCTCTCACGTCTATCAGCTTGAGCAATGCTGCCATCGATACGGCAGGCTTTCCATCCTCGCAGCTCTGCACAATAATCTTCCAAAATGTCAAGCTGCGTGGTAAATTGCGAGAAAATGAGCACTTTGTGGCCATTCTCGAAGAGATGATTGAGTAGCCTgtcgagaagaagcattTTTCCTGATGCTGTGACAATTGTCTCATCAACGGGAGTGTCTGTCGCCACGGCCCATGGATTATAGAAATTGTGTGGGCTATTGCAAACAAGTCGCATTTGGGCTAGAGGATTTCCCAGTTTCTTTCGGGCAATTTGTTTCTCTATTAGTTGGTTAGCATCCATACAATCAAATTGGTTTAAGGGAAAGCATACTGGCCAGTTCCAAGCTTTGAGCTAGTTCCATGTCCTCTGGAGTCATAGAGTCTGTGGAtttgtcctcttcctcctccttggccatctCATTGGCTAGCTTGGCTTCAAATTCATCATCCGacatcttttcttcatcagagtCGGCTTCTTTATATGATTGATTAGCCTGTCGACGGCTGCGTACGCTCAAGGGCGTTGATTGTCGACTAGACTTTGCACTTTTCGTTTCCGACTTGATGGAAGTTGGAGGGCTCTTGCGCTTCTGCGATGGAGTTGAAACGGGGTCGGGCTTGGCATTCTTAGAGGGCCGTCCCGGTCCTCGCTTGCCCATCATCAGACTAAAAGCATTAGTTGCGGGAGACGCTGGCCGATCTTGAAGTTTCTTTCTAGGGCTTTCTCGAACGGGTAGCGAAACTTGCTTGTCATTACTGCCACTCTTCTTAGTCGTGGATCTTGTTCTTGACGAGGCTCGAGTCGATGTTTGAGTAGATGCCCGAGAAGTAGCCTTGCTCTGAATCATCTCCACCGCTTTATCCTCCAGATATGACCTGGTATCAATGTTTTTGTTGGAAAGCACATTGTACAAATCTGTCTGCTCCTTGGTCATGGGGGCAAACAAGACatattctcttttcttgGGCAGGTAGGCGGCGACATCTTGCTTAACACGTCGCAGTAGAAGTGGTTGCAGAATGAGGTGGATTTTCTTGACCAAATCCTGCTTCATTTGGTCCTCAATGAACTGCTGCGTTCCTTGTTCATCTTCCAGTTCCGAAAAGTCGAACCAGGATTCGAAAGCTTCCCAGTTGGTAAAGATGTTTGGCAGCAAAAAGTGCAGCAACGACCAGAGTTCCTTGAGATTGTTCTGCAAAGGTGTGCCGGTGATTAGGAGACGAGTAGCTGATGAGAATTGACGGAGATGTTGAAATAATTTGGCGTCTGAATTCTTCATACGGTGGCCTTCATCCTGTTGCAAAGTATTAGTCGCTGATCTtaaagctgaagaagagtgaGAAAAAAGCACTTacaatgatgatgaactCCCAATTTATACGCGACAAGTTGTGATGGTCATTAATGACCATTTCGTATGACGTGCACACGACGGGGAATTTTGCAGTAGGCCGGCCAGACTTGAGATGGCTCATGATATTTTTCTGAAAGATGTCTTCTCTTTGGGCCTTGTTTCCGTGATACATGACGATTGGTATTGACGGCACCCACTTGTGGAACTCGTCCATCCAATTTGAAAGCGTGCTAAGAGGTGCCACAATGAGATGCGGGCCCAAATATTGTTCCTGTtctcgaagaagagcaatcAACGATATTGTTTGTATAGTTTTTCCTGCGCAGGGTTAGAAAATGTGCATGAATTTGtaagaagacgagagagacgTGTCACTCACCAAGACCCATTTCGTCAGCCAAAATTCCACTCATGCCTTGCGAGCAGATCTCATACATCCAGGTCAGTCCCTCTAGCTGATACTCTCTCATTGTGCCGCCAACCATGCATTTTGGCTGCGCAGCCATCTGCAAATTGTGCTCGCCGAGCTTTTTGCCGTCCAGGCTGCTTCCAACCCGACCCAAAACTTGCGTCTTGTTGGTGAGAATGTCGCTAAAGGCTGCGCTCTTCTGCAAGAGCTCGTCAAGCTCCCGTGCCTTGGCCTCTCGTTCAGACTTTgtctcggccttcttcttctttcgctgCTTGATCAAGGCAGCACGgcgcttctcttccattgcATTGTTGGAAGATCGTGCTCTCGCTTCCTCCTTGATGATGTCTTCATCAACGAGCCCAACATCGTTCTGGTCGTCGAAGGGATCCGCAGGCGGCGAGCTCGGCGCGGTGGTGGGCGCCCTTGAGTTGGACATGATGGACTCAACCTCTGACGCCGAGGTATTGGCCATGATGAACGATGATGCTACAAAAATACACTTTTCAAAAATTGAATGACACAAGAAACAAGGATTGCAAGCAGAAAAGACTGTCCAGTGTGTGAGGCCAGATCCTGTCCGGTGCAGCCGAGTAGCCAAGAGTTCACGGCCTGCCAGAAAGCGTCATACAACGGAAGCGCGCGTCAAGCAtccaaagaggaaaggaaaaacgATTGAGATGTGCGCTTATGCAGGAACAAGACAGGAAGAAAACGTGATCCAAAATTGAGGTGTGCCAGCATATATGATGAAAAGAAAGTGACCAATCGCACCGCAATCCCGATGCTTGATTCACTCACCGTTCCCTCAGATCgatcttaaaaaaaaagagggcgaTTCGTGAAGGGCGATGCGACCGTGACGTAGAGAACGCGAAAGAGTAGCGGGATCACGTGCCTGTGCGCGTTAAGTGCCTGTTTCCGTTCTGCCTGCTCTTAACAGTTTCGCGTTTTATCAAGCATTCGGCTCGCCTGAGGCTGGTGAGGCGCCACAGCAGAGCATGCGCCACAAGAGAATCGAAACGAAGCTCTGCCCCCTCCATCCCACCATCATCGACCCCGCTATAGAAGGAGAAAAATAAGAGCATAATCCTACCTGTAAGCATGCAGTGGAGGTTTTCGGGATTATTCAAGGATGACATTGAATGATTAGGCTGTGATTGGGCAACTGTCAGATTTTATCAATGTAGGCAGTTAAAAGAAGGTAGTAGTAATCGCTGTAGAAAGAATATCCATGCCATGACTTGCAGCAAGTAAGAATTAAGCGCTAGTCGCGGACATATTTTTCGTAGTGACTCAAAATTGTTCGACAACTCTCAACTCCACTCCACTCATACAACACAAAAACATATAAAACAAGACACGAGAAGCCCGCACACCTGCACGGCTTCGTCCCTCCCCGAAACGCAAAGCTGTTCCTGCGTCGAGCCCTCCGCTCCTTTCAGAGCACCCGGTCATTCCAGCGCATCATCATCCCGACTTATTCTCctcgctccagctccatcatcgCAAGAATGTCTGCCCTCAGCTCCCAAAAGTACACTCCCACCGAGGAGGCCGAGATCCAGCAGTGGCTCACCACCTCCGAGCGCCTCAAGTCCGCCGACAACAAGTCCGAGATCCTCGAGACGCTCAATGGCCACCTGTCCAGCCGCACCACGCTGCTCGGCAGCAAGCCCAGCAAAGCCGACGTCGCCATCTACGAGACCCTCGCTCCTATTGTTTCCAAGTGGACGCCCGAGGAGCGCACTGGCGAGAAGGGATACCCCAATATTGTGCGCCATGTTGATTTCGTCCAGAACGCTGCCGTCTTTGGCCTGGAAGTAAAGGACGAGCAAAAGGTCGCGGTTAACCAGGACGAGGTCTTGTATGTCAAGCCTCCCGTTGATGCCAAGGCCGAAAAGGAGCGtctcaagaaggagaaagctgctgctgctgccggcacTGGAGGCGGCGAGGCCACTATCGCCGACCGCAccaaggaaaaggcaaaggaagtcgtggacaaggccaaggaagTTGTCGGCGGGGCTAAGGCCGCTGTGGCcggcggtgctggcggcgacaagcccaagaaggagaagaaggaaaaggctcCCAAGCCCCAAAAGGCtcccgctgccgccgctcccCTGTCCCCCAGCCTGATCGACCTTCGTGTCGGCCAcatcctcaaggccattAACCACCCCGACGCCGACTCCCTCTTCGTCTCCACCATTGCCATGGGCGACCCCGCCGGCGAGGACACCTCCGAGTACGAGGGCCAGATCTGCCGAACCGTTTGCTCCGGCCTCAACGGCCTCATTCCCCTCGAGGAGATGCAGGGCCGCAAAGTTGTCGTCGTGGCCAACCTCAAGCCTGTCAAGATGCGCGGCATCAAGTCCTGCGCTATGGTTCTCGCCGCATcgcccaagctcaaggagggcgaggttGACGACCACAAGGGCCCCGTTGAGCTTGTCACTCCTCCTGAGGGCTCCAAGGCCGGTGAGCGAGTCTACTTTGAGGGATGGAAGGGCGAGCCTGAGGGTGTTTTGAaccccaagaagaagatttggGAGATGTTCCAGCCTGGATTTACTACTACTGACAGTCTTGAGGTTGCTTTTGATGCCAGTGTCgttgagcagctgggcaagaAGGAGGTTGGCAAGCTGGTTACTGAGAGTGGTGGCGTCTGCACAGTCAAGACTCTGACGGGCGCTGTGGTTCGGTAAATAGATTCATGTAGAAGCTGACACGATAAATTATAAATGAATTACTGTACATGATTCGAGTCCATTGCGAGGAGTGGTCGCAATATCTtcgtttgtttgttttaATATGTATTTTgattttgttgttgtttcaTTCATGGCCAGTCCATGACGATAGGCTGTTTTTATGTAGGTATATAGCATCCACGAGCCACTCTCGTGATGCATTCATCTGT is drawn from Trichoderma atroviride chromosome 7, complete sequence and contains these coding sequences:
- a CDS encoding uncharacterized protein (BUSCO:EOG092D2ZQ2), with translation MSALSSQKYTPTEEAEIQQWLTTSERLKSADNKSEILETLNGHLSSRTTLLGSKPSKADVAIYETLAPIVSKWTPEERTGEKGYPNIVRHVDFVQNAAVFGLEVKDEQKVAVNQDEVLYVKPPVDAKAEKERLKKEKAAAAAGTGGGEATIADRTKEKAKEVVDKAKEVVGGAKAAVAGGAGGDKPKKEKKEKAPKPQKAPAAAAPLSPSLIDLRVGHILKAINHPDADSLFVSTIAMGDPAGEDTSEYEGQICRTVCSGLNGLIPLEEMQGRKVVVVANLKPVKMRGIKSCAMVLAASPKLKEGEVDDHKGPVELVTPPEGSKAGERVYFEGWKGEPEGVLNPKKKIWEMFQPGFTTTDSLEVAFDASVVEQLGKKEVGKLVTESGGVCTVKTLTGAVVR